The sequence below is a genomic window from Acanthopagrus latus isolate v.2019 chromosome 12, fAcaLat1.1, whole genome shotgun sequence.
TGTTAAAACAGTGCGCGAGACACCTTAATATGAAACCACCAGTACATGAATTGCATAGTATTTACTGGCAATTATTATAGTATTCAAGCAGTGCTACAACAACGTTATAGACAGAGCCGATGCTTCAAATGTCAACAGTACCTAACCCTACTCATCATCCATCGTCAGCGTTGGACCTCAGTGCTCTCGTGTCAAAACTGGGAGTGAATCTCTACAGCCAGCTTCCAAAATGTGACACAGAATCTCGACTGATAGACCCTTTTAAAGAGAATATAGCCAGGTGTGCAAAGTTTCTACTGTTATTTTATACTTGCAACAAAGCTTGAAAGGGTCTCATACAGCCAGAGATATTAGAGGCAACTCTGTATATACAGACTTGAAAAATCTGTATTATCTCACAGTGTTTATCTTCACACTGCTCAGCCCAGTCTCTAGAGAACGGTGTGTTATCGTGCAGAAAGTGACAGCACCGAGGCAAAACGTTTTAGATTTTGACTGCAGTTCTTTCAGGTGGTCCATGTCCATCTGGCAGGTGACTCCTCTCGTGCTTCCTGAACTCGCTGCGGTACATGAATCCCTTCTCACAGACCATACACCGATATGGTCTCTCTCCGGTGTGGATCCGCCTGTGCACCTTCAAGCTGGTGGACTGAGTGAACCTCTTGCCGCAGATGTTGCAGCCGAACATCTTCTTCCCCGAGTGAATCATCACGTGTAACTTCAGATTGCTGGGGTTGCTGAACTTCTTCTCACAGTGATCGCAGGCGTAAGGCCTCTCCCCCGTGTGGACACTCATGTGATACTTGAGATTGACCATGCAGCGGAATTTTTTGCCGCACACGTCGCAGACTGGCTTCTGCCCGCGCTTCTTCCCGGTGTGGATCCTCATGTGGTTCTGCAGCGCGCTGGCGTGGCCGCAGCGCTTGCCGCAGGTCTCGCAGATGTACGGCCTCTCCCCCGTGTGGGTCAGCATGTGGTGCTTCAGAGCGCTCTGGTGGCTGCAGCCTTTACCGCAAACCTTGCAGGAGAAAAGCTTTTCTCCGGTGTGTTTGCTCATGTGATTTCTGAGGACGCTCGAGTCGCTGGAGCCGAAGCCGAGAACGTCGCAGCAGTTCTCCTTTTGCATGTGAGTCACCCGGTGAGTGGCCAAGGACAAGGACGAGAAGAAACTCTCGCCGCACATTTCGCAGACAAAATCTTTTTCCCCGGAGTGTAGATTCTCGTGATCAGCCAAACTCTGTCTGCACTCGAACGTCTCTGGGCAAAGAGAGCAGACAAACGTCTTCTTCAAGGCGCAGCACCTGTGCCGCTGAAGAGGCAGCAGCCCAGTGAACTGATTCTCACACAGTGTGCACACGTGAGTGATCCGTTTCGGCAGGCTGTGTTGGCGCATGTGTCTTTTGAACGTAGACTTGTACGCAAACTCCGTCCCACAGTCTGAGCATTTGTAAAGCTTCTCTCCGGTGTGACGCCTTGAATGTGCGGCGAGCCCCCGCAGTCCAGAGAAACGTTTGCCACACTCGGAGCAAAGGTGAGGTTTGGAGTGAGTCAGGTAGTGTCTGTCCATCAAACACTTCAGAGCAAAGGATTTGTCACAAGACGGACATTTGAACGGCCCTGcggtcttcttctttttaatcttgGATGTGGTGCTGAGAACATCTGCATCCTCCTGGACGACGTCGTCCTCAATTACATCAGAGGCCAGTTCTGGGGATCCAGAGTTAGTCTCACGTGTGGCTGcatcagctgaaaacaaaaacaggcttcATTAGGGGACTTCAAACAAAGTGTGGTTTACATAATTAACCCAGATAAACTCAGCCACTCACAACAAGTTTAAATAAactttcagttttcttttgctCATTAAGAAAAGCTCAATTGtaataaaaagggaaacaagTTTGATTATggtaaaggaaaaagaaaccTTTGCAATTTAGAACCTCTTCACTGGCTTTTTTacactgctgacacacagcaaTGGAGCAGCCACTACAAGATTTTGTTTTCAAGAGGCAACTGTGCTTCAGTGTGGAACACGACAATAAACTACAAAAACGACAGAAGATTTAGTTCCCAGAGTGACTTTAAGGAGAGGAATGGAATAATTTACAGCAGGTCCACTGAACTGCTTTTATAAGGCTAATTAGCCCACTACTAACAAAATGAGTTTATTTAAGCGCCACATTAGCCCATGGGCCACCAGTTCAATATGTGCgatttacaagaaaaacatcagttaATATATTGGGTATTTAGAAACCACattcaaaacatgtttcacagaGAATGTGGCTGTATAAAATAGTCAGATTTTTCATTTAAGCCTCACAAGCCCCGTCTTATTGTGCTTGCAAATTATGTGATCGTACAGTAACTGGACGTGCTTTCTATGCCACACTGCTTTCGTCAGGGATTCCCTTGTCGAATGAATAATGCATCTAAAGACACATCCTGGCTTGAAGggggaaaaaggaggaaaataatCAGTTCACACATCTGTTCTCTTGGTTTGTAAAAAGCCGTTAGTTACCAGGTATGATGATTATTCTTAAgtcagctgctcctgctgctgctgctggttcttcAGTATGCAGCtcctctaaaaacacaaaacatcgAGTCACTTGCAGAGAATCCCTTAAGATATACTCTCTTAAAGTTGTCTAATTATTGTCTGAAGTGGGGCTCACAGCGTCACACTTTGAAAACCCCTGCATTAAAGCACAGCAGAGATATCTTACAGCAAAAATGAGAAAGCCGCACATGCCTCCTGGCTACAGTGCGTTGGTCGGAAACATGGTGCTTAACAGATGAGAGTCTGTACAATGAGAACCACTGCCAGGCAGAAAATCTGTTCCGCTAACTGTTTATAAATGGAACACAGAATGAGGGAAGATCTCAGCAATGGGTGGTGGAGAAATAAATTAAGAGCTGCATCACCATTGCCACTTGAAAGATTATGTCTCAAGGCGGAAATGTCAATAATCGGAAACTTTTAAACTAATTCTCGTTGATGATCACCTGTAGCAATTTGACTGAGACTGGGTTCTACGTTCTGATAACATaagcatgttgtgttttttttctatgttaGACTACTCGTTGAGTTTTGGTAAGGGTGGCGGAGCATGACAAAAGATTATAAAAGGAGATTCATCAGTTGTTTTTAATTGGTGATCATTAGAaatacaatatgttttttaattagCAAGTGATGCATCAACATGCATCAACAAACGTTGCATCATCACATCATGACTTGAAATGACTCAAAATCAGCTTGAATGGAGAGGTGCCCAAAGATTCCCACTTCTAATCTCCACCATGGACATTGGTGTGACATCATTATTACTGTGATTATGAAAGcggaaatgtgttttaaaggaaGCTGATACTAAGTAGCCTTTACATTTCAGAGTAATTTAGAACTCTGAGCTTCCTGATTTGTTAATTCTATTGATTGACTGATATTAATGAAGAAATTATATCAGCTGACTGAATACCTCGATGACAAATATTCTCCTTTCTTACTGCTGATTCCAGTCCTTCccgtttttttcctcttctgacAACAGCTCCTGGATGCTGATTCTATAATTTAACAGGATCTTAAAACCTTGATTTTAATATACAAAAACAGTGTGCGAACGTATAAAGCCACTCAAGCCATCAAATGACTTACGCTTGCGCCCTGTAGCTGGAGCATCCTCAGCCTCACACATGGACACTTTCAAAATCATCAGCATTTTCTCTACAGCACCTTTGGCCCACGCTGCCATGAGGGATGCAAACTGAGTCTGTGAAGACAAGGGTGAGATGGAATGAAGAGCAACACAAGTGGTTAGttatacacgcacacactaaCAATTAAGTCAGTGAGCTGATTTAACAGGACATCGAAAAACTGAAAAGTTAACAACACGTTTTGACCTTagagaaaactaaat
It includes:
- the LOC119029868 gene encoding oocyte zinc finger protein XlCOF6-like isoform X1, with protein sequence MLSLETFETQVSAVMDTVVKAAVTELGTLLDKCSANAMAARQRSAPAPVTPEGRLQFHEAITTQFASLMAAWAKGAVEKMLMILKVSMCEAEDAPATGRKQELHTEEPAAAAGAADLRIIIIPADAATRETNSGSPELASDVIEDDVVQEDADVLSTTSKIKKKKTAGPFKCPSCDKSFALKCLMDRHYLTHSKPHLCSECGKRFSGLRGLAAHSRRHTGEKLYKCSDCGTEFAYKSTFKRHMRQHSLPKRITHVCTLCENQFTGLLPLQRHRCCALKKTFVCSLCPETFECRQSLADHENLHSGEKDFVCEMCGESFFSSLSLATHRVTHMQKENCCDVLGFGSSDSSVLRNHMSKHTGEKLFSCKVCGKGCSHQSALKHHMLTHTGERPYICETCGKRCGHASALQNHMRIHTGKKRGQKPVCDVCGKKFRCMVNLKYHMSVHTGERPYACDHCEKKFSNPSNLKLHVMIHSGKKMFGCNICGKRFTQSTSLKVHRRIHTGERPYRCMVCEKGFMYRSEFRKHERSHLPDGHGPPERTAVKI
- the LOC119029868 gene encoding oocyte zinc finger protein XlCOF6-like isoform X2, with translation MSLVGCCHGEDASGSQQCKCRGPVCKGLWCNNTLLFKTQFASLMAAWAKGAVEKMLMILKVSMCEAEDAPATGRKQELHTEEPAAAAGAADLRIIIIPADAATRETNSGSPELASDVIEDDVVQEDADVLSTTSKIKKKKTAGPFKCPSCDKSFALKCLMDRHYLTHSKPHLCSECGKRFSGLRGLAAHSRRHTGEKLYKCSDCGTEFAYKSTFKRHMRQHSLPKRITHVCTLCENQFTGLLPLQRHRCCALKKTFVCSLCPETFECRQSLADHENLHSGEKDFVCEMCGESFFSSLSLATHRVTHMQKENCCDVLGFGSSDSSVLRNHMSKHTGEKLFSCKVCGKGCSHQSALKHHMLTHTGERPYICETCGKRCGHASALQNHMRIHTGKKRGQKPVCDVCGKKFRCMVNLKYHMSVHTGERPYACDHCEKKFSNPSNLKLHVMIHSGKKMFGCNICGKRFTQSTSLKVHRRIHTGERPYRCMVCEKGFMYRSEFRKHERSHLPDGHGPPERTAVKI